One genomic segment of Candidatus Cloacimonadota bacterium includes these proteins:
- a CDS encoding NADH:ubiquinone reductase (Na(+)-transporting) subunit E (Part of the NQR complex which consists of NqrA, NqrB, NqrC, NqrD, NqrE and NqrF; NQR complex catalyzes the reduction of ubiquinone-1 to ubiquinol by two successive reactions, coupled with the transport of Na(+) ions from the cytoplasm to the periplasm; NqrE is probably involved in the second step, the conversion of ubisemiquinone to ubiquinol.): MELSPFIIFVAAIFTSNILLTNFLGMCSFLSVSKEVESSLGLGFAVVFVMTLTSAINYVVYHYILVPLDIIYLQYIIFIIVIAAFVQLTEMVVERFSPLLYYSLGIFLPLITVNCAILGVSLFMIIRQYTFLQSVAFGAGAGLGWLLAILALAGIRQKIKDKYIPQGLVGAGISLITTGIMALAFVGFSGVVVIQ; this comes from the coding sequence ATGGAATTAAGTCCTTTCATTATTTTTGTAGCAGCTATTTTTACCAGCAATATTTTGCTGACGAATTTTCTGGGAATGTGTTCCTTCCTTTCGGTTTCCAAAGAGGTGGAATCTTCCCTTGGTTTAGGTTTTGCAGTTGTTTTTGTGATGACACTGACTTCTGCCATAAACTATGTAGTTTATCATTACATTTTAGTTCCGCTGGATATTATTTATCTGCAATATATTATATTTATTATTGTGATCGCTGCCTTTGTGCAGTTAACGGAAATGGTTGTAGAAAGATTTTCTCCGCTGTTGTATTATTCTCTGGGAATTTTTCTTCCCCTCATCACGGTGAATTGTGCTATTCTGGGAGTTTCTCTGTTTATGATAATTCGCCAATATACATTCCTGCAGTCAGTTGCATTTGGTGCCGGAGCAGGATTGGGCTGGCTTCTGGCAATTCTGGCTTTAGCAGGAATCCGACAGAAAATAAAAGATAAATATATTCCTCAAGGTTTGGTAGGAGCAGGAATCAGTCTTATCACTACCGGAATCATGGCACTGGCTTTTGTCGGTTTTTCTGGGGTGGTTGTTATTCAATAA
- a CDS encoding NADH:ubiquinone reductase (Na(+)-transporting) subunit D: MTKKEIFITSAFTENSVWKQILGICSALAVTNLLMNSLVMGLGVIFTLALSGFTISVIRDFIPKRVRMMVQTLIIASYVIIVDLFLKAYYPEISKSLGPYVGLIITNCIIMGRAEAFAGKNSPLDSMIDGIGAGIGYTIVLLVIAFIRELFGFGTLFGFRVLGDWWTKWSIMVMAPSAFFMLAILIWFINSKTDQKKG; this comes from the coding sequence ATGACAAAAAAAGAAATTTTTATTACAAGTGCCTTCACCGAAAATTCAGTTTGGAAGCAGATCTTGGGAATTTGTTCTGCTCTCGCCGTAACAAACTTACTGATGAACAGTTTAGTAATGGGATTGGGTGTAATTTTCACACTTGCTCTTTCAGGTTTCACGATTTCAGTGATCAGAGATTTTATTCCCAAACGAGTAAGAATGATGGTGCAAACGCTTATCATTGCTTCCTATGTAATAATTGTGGATCTTTTCCTGAAAGCCTACTATCCCGAGATCAGTAAATCTCTGGGGCCGTATGTAGGACTTATCATCACGAACTGCATTATCATGGGAAGAGCAGAAGCTTTTGCCGGCAAAAATTCACCGCTCGATTCGATGATCGACGGCATCGGAGCTGGAATTGGATATACAATTGTGCTTCTTGTGATCGCTTTTATTCGTGAACTTTTCGGATTCGGAACGCTCTTCGGTTTTAGAGTTCTGGGAGACTGGTGGACGAAATGGTCGATTATGGTAATGGCTCCCAGTGCATTTTTTATGTTAGCGATTCTCATCTGGTTCATAAATTCAAAAACTGATCAGAAAAAAGGATAG